The DNA window AAGGCGGCAGCTCAAAGTCATGGATTCAACCGCCATTTCCCTTGCCATGGACAACCGACTTCCGGTGGTTGTCTTTAACTTGAAGGTGAAAGGAAATCTTAGAAGGGTAGTGTGCGGGGAAAATGTTGGAACGTGTGTAAAGGAGGCCTCGGAAGGTGATTAATTCAGTTTATGATGATGCACGAGAGAGGATGGGCAAATCCATTGATGCATTGAAAAATGAGTTTAAGAAGATCCGGACCGGTCGAGCCTCCCTTGCCCTTTTTGAGGATATCAGGGTAAATTATTACGGAACCACGACTCCCTTGAAACAGATGGCATCGTTGTCTGTGCCTGAGAGCAGGCTTGTTATTATTCAACCCTGGGATCAAACGGTTATTGGAGAGATCGAAAAGGAGATTCTCAAGTCCGAGTTGGGGCTTACCCCCATGAATGACGGAAAGTTGATTCGTATTGCCATCCCCCCGCTTAC is part of the Deltaproteobacteria bacterium genome and encodes:
- the frr gene encoding ribosome recycling factor, giving the protein MINSVYDDARERMGKSIDALKNEFKKIRTGRASLALFEDIRVNYYGTTTPLKQMASLSVPESRLVIIQPWDQTVIGEIEKEILKSELGLTPMNDGKLIRIAIPPLTEERRKELVKVVRKIDEEYKVSIRNIRRDANEFLKSLKKDGEISEDDFFKAQDQVQKITNEYIQLADQVCQEKETEILEF